A part of Aegilops tauschii subsp. strangulata cultivar AL8/78 chromosome 2, Aet v6.0, whole genome shotgun sequence genomic DNA contains:
- the LOC109781091 gene encoding uncharacterized protein isoform X6, which yields MDLQLLKGDLASYLETKGRLQSYKVIRFALETARSLKEKRFSYAPESGVRYDGVYRLRTVGGRLVFSAVGRSAYRVPPRRLLPPPTWDLTARSPPDTPTTLEAEQTPLARGHGNRVQDGDGAKEDSQTSTDCIVAAVPMEWRCSNHSEMAAQHFL from the exons ATGGACCTGCAGCTACTCAAG GGTGATCTAGCGAGTTATCTTGAGACAAAAGGTCGCCTGCAATCTTATAAGGTGATCAGATTTGCCCTTGAGACTGCAAG GTCCCTCAAAGAGAAGCGTTTTTCATATGCTCCTGAATCTGGTGTGCGGTATGATGGAGTTTACAGATTGAGAACTGTTGGAGGAAGACTGGTATTCAG CGCCGTTGGCCGCTCTGCCTACCGAGTGccaccccgccgcctcctcccaccCCCCACCTGGGACCTCACCGCCCGCTCCCCGCCCGACACACCCACAACGCTTGAGGCTGAGCAGACGCCATTGGCCCGTGGGCACGGAAACAGAGTCCAGGATGGTGATGGTGCCAAGGAGGACTCTCAAACGTCGACCGATTGCATCGTTGCTGCCGTACCAATGGAGTGGCGCTGCTCCAACCACTCTGAGATG GCCGCACAACATTTTCTTTAG
- the LOC109781091 gene encoding uncharacterized protein isoform X4 yields MDLQLLKGDLASYLETKGRLQSYKVIRFALETARSLKEKRFSYAPESGVRYDGVYRLRTVGGRLVFSGGSQIHRCKDQYNWASHYFFPELGFQDVIFSFRHLVLSASRKKIVPLSVCLQMQSSDYDFACNHSAVGRSAYRVPPRRLLPPPTWDLTARSPPDTPTTLEAEQTPLARGHGNRVQDGDGAKEDSQTSTDCIVAAVPMEWRCSNHSEMTHQWHHTTHNTTDLTTNQPLVACRSTISSLW; encoded by the exons ATGGACCTGCAGCTACTCAAG GGTGATCTAGCGAGTTATCTTGAGACAAAAGGTCGCCTGCAATCTTATAAGGTGATCAGATTTGCCCTTGAGACTGCAAG GTCCCTCAAAGAGAAGCGTTTTTCATATGCTCCTGAATCTGGTGTGCGGTATGATGGAGTTTACAGATTGAGAACTGTTGGAGGAAGACTGGTATTCAG CGGAGGGTCACAGATTCACAGGTGTAAGGATCAGTACAATTGGGCCTCGCATTATTTTTTTCCAGAATTGGGT TTTCAGGATGTGATTTTCAGTTTTAGGCATTTGGTACTTTCGGCAtcgagaaaaaaaattgttccTCTGAGCGTGTGCCTTCAAATGCAAAGTTCTGACTATGATTTCGCGTGCAACCATAGCGCCGTTGGCCGCTCTGCCTACCGAGTGccaccccgccgcctcctcccaccCCCCACCTGGGACCTCACCGCCCGCTCCCCGCCCGACACACCCACAACGCTTGAGGCTGAGCAGACGCCATTGGCCCGTGGGCACGGAAACAGAGTCCAGGATGGTGATGGTGCCAAGGAGGACTCTCAAACGTCGACCGATTGCATCGTTGCTGCCGTACCAATGGAGTGGCGCTGCTCCAACCACTCTGAGATG ACTCATCAATGGCATCATACGACTCATAACACCACCGACTTGACCACAAATCAGCCGCTGGTTGCATGCCGTAGCACTATCAGTTCCTTGTGGTGA
- the LOC109781091 gene encoding uncharacterized protein isoform X3, giving the protein MDLQLLKGDLASYLETKGRLQSYKVIRFALETARSLKEKRFSYAPESGVRYDGVYRLRTVGGRLVFSMLSFGFTSCNVRKRRVTDSQFQDVIFSFRHLVLSASRKKIVPLSVCLQMQSSDYDFACNHSAVGRSAYRVPPRRLLPPPTWDLTARSPPDTPTTLEAEQTPLARGHGNRVQDGDGAKEDSQTSTDCIVAAVPMEWRCSNHSEMEIRSSEETPMHRRLKENHEDSHAYCSPDSSMASYDS; this is encoded by the exons ATGGACCTGCAGCTACTCAAG GGTGATCTAGCGAGTTATCTTGAGACAAAAGGTCGCCTGCAATCTTATAAGGTGATCAGATTTGCCCTTGAGACTGCAAG GTCCCTCAAAGAGAAGCGTTTTTCATATGCTCCTGAATCTGGTGTGCGGTATGATGGAGTTTACAGATTGAGAACTGTTGGAGGAAGACTGGTATTCAG CATGTTGTCCTTTGGTTTCACTTCCTGTAATGTCCGTAAG CGGAGGGTCACAGATTCACAG TTTCAGGATGTGATTTTCAGTTTTAGGCATTTGGTACTTTCGGCAtcgagaaaaaaaattgttccTCTGAGCGTGTGCCTTCAAATGCAAAGTTCTGACTATGATTTCGCGTGCAACCATAGCGCCGTTGGCCGCTCTGCCTACCGAGTGccaccccgccgcctcctcccaccCCCCACCTGGGACCTCACCGCCCGCTCCCCGCCCGACACACCCACAACGCTTGAGGCTGAGCAGACGCCATTGGCCCGTGGGCACGGAAACAGAGTCCAGGATGGTGATGGTGCCAAGGAGGACTCTCAAACGTCGACCGATTGCATCGTTGCTGCCGTACCAATGGAGTGGCGCTGCTCCAACCACTCTGAGATG GAGATTAGATCTTCAGAAGAAACTCCAATGCATCGAAGATTAAAAGAAAATCATGAAGACTCACATGCATATTGTTCACCAGACTCATCAATGGCATCATACGACTCATAA
- the LOC109781091 gene encoding uncharacterized protein isoform X2, with product MDLQLLKGDLASYLETKGRLQSYKVIRFALETARSLKEKRFSYAPESGVRYDGVYRLRTVGGRLVFSGGSQIHRCKDQYNWASHYFFPELGFQDVIFSFRHLVLSASRKKIVPLSVCLQMQSSDYDFACNHSAVGRSAYRVPPRRLLPPPTWDLTARSPPDTPTTLEAEQTPLARGHGNRVQDGDGAKEDSQTSTDCIVAAVPMEWRCSNHSEMEIRSSEETPMHRRLKENHEDSHAYCSPDSSMASYDS from the exons ATGGACCTGCAGCTACTCAAG GGTGATCTAGCGAGTTATCTTGAGACAAAAGGTCGCCTGCAATCTTATAAGGTGATCAGATTTGCCCTTGAGACTGCAAG GTCCCTCAAAGAGAAGCGTTTTTCATATGCTCCTGAATCTGGTGTGCGGTATGATGGAGTTTACAGATTGAGAACTGTTGGAGGAAGACTGGTATTCAG CGGAGGGTCACAGATTCACAGGTGTAAGGATCAGTACAATTGGGCCTCGCATTATTTTTTTCCAGAATTGGGT TTTCAGGATGTGATTTTCAGTTTTAGGCATTTGGTACTTTCGGCAtcgagaaaaaaaattgttccTCTGAGCGTGTGCCTTCAAATGCAAAGTTCTGACTATGATTTCGCGTGCAACCATAGCGCCGTTGGCCGCTCTGCCTACCGAGTGccaccccgccgcctcctcccaccCCCCACCTGGGACCTCACCGCCCGCTCCCCGCCCGACACACCCACAACGCTTGAGGCTGAGCAGACGCCATTGGCCCGTGGGCACGGAAACAGAGTCCAGGATGGTGATGGTGCCAAGGAGGACTCTCAAACGTCGACCGATTGCATCGTTGCTGCCGTACCAATGGAGTGGCGCTGCTCCAACCACTCTGAGATG GAGATTAGATCTTCAGAAGAAACTCCAATGCATCGAAGATTAAAAGAAAATCATGAAGACTCACATGCATATTGTTCACCAGACTCATCAATGGCATCATACGACTCATAA
- the LOC109781093 gene encoding uncharacterized protein, protein MVAAPSPALTAADARQAAARKKEDDDEEVVCFICFDGGDLVVCDWRCDAAVRDFFLIAVSAAAVSKLQSPVPFRPCHTCCHLKKHFMLLYLPLASTAKMFTMERGYLAPLVFGGCFVLMDMTKSGFWMEVCPSGVLLGMAWNQVPPAMLS, encoded by the exons AtggtcgccgccccctcccccgcccTAACCGCCGCGGACGCGAGGCAGGCCGCGGCGAGGAAgaaggaggacgacgacgaggaggtcGTCTGCTTCATCTGCTTCGACGGTGGAGACCTCGTCGTCTGCGATTGGAGGTGCGACGCCGCAGTGCGCGACTTCTTCCTGATTGCAGTCAGTGCCGCTGCCGTCTCCAAGCTGCAGAGTCCCGTTCCTTTCCGCCC TTGCCACACGTGCTGCCATCTGAAAAAGCATTTTATGCTGCTGTATCTTCCCTTGGCATCTACAGCAAAGATGTTTACGATGGAAAGGGGCTATTTAGCGCCGCTTGTGTTTGGTG GATGTTTCGTGCTTATGGACATGACAAAGTCTGGGTTTTGGATGGAGGTTTGCCCCAGTGGCGTGCTTCTGGGTATGGCGTGGAATCAAGTGCCTCCAGCGATGCTATCTTAA
- the LOC109781091 gene encoding uncharacterized protein isoform X1: MILQLFSFMCCFSALLSSMICFSLIHFVAYMEAICYSADISYYIILFANLKRSLKEKRFSYAPESGVRYDGVYRLRTVGGRLVFSMLSFGFTSCNVRKRRVTDSQFQDVIFSFRHLVLSASRKKIVPLSVCLQMQSSDYDFACNHSAVGRSAYRVPPRRLLPPPTWDLTARSPPDTPTTLEAEQTPLARGHGNRVQDGDGAKEDSQTSTDCIVAAVPMEWRCSNHSEMEIRSSEETPMHRRLKENHEDSHAYCSPDSSMASYDS, translated from the exons ATGATATTGCAGCTCTTTTCATTTATGTGTTGTTTTAGTGCATTATTATCTTCCATGATTTGTTTTTCACTGATACATTTTGTTGCATATATGGAGGCCATCTGCTATTCTGCTGATATTTCTTATTATATCATCTTGTTTGCGAACTTAAAAAGGTCCCTCAAAGAGAAGCGTTTTTCATATGCTCCTGAATCTGGTGTGCGGTATGATGGAGTTTACAGATTGAGAACTGTTGGAGGAAGACTGGTATTCAG CATGTTGTCCTTTGGTTTCACTTCCTGTAATGTCCGTAAG CGGAGGGTCACAGATTCACAG TTTCAGGATGTGATTTTCAGTTTTAGGCATTTGGTACTTTCGGCAtcgagaaaaaaaattgttccTCTGAGCGTGTGCCTTCAAATGCAAAGTTCTGACTATGATTTCGCGTGCAACCATAGCGCCGTTGGCCGCTCTGCCTACCGAGTGccaccccgccgcctcctcccaccCCCCACCTGGGACCTCACCGCCCGCTCCCCGCCCGACACACCCACAACGCTTGAGGCTGAGCAGACGCCATTGGCCCGTGGGCACGGAAACAGAGTCCAGGATGGTGATGGTGCCAAGGAGGACTCTCAAACGTCGACCGATTGCATCGTTGCTGCCGTACCAATGGAGTGGCGCTGCTCCAACCACTCTGAGATG GAGATTAGATCTTCAGAAGAAACTCCAATGCATCGAAGATTAAAAGAAAATCATGAAGACTCACATGCATATTGTTCACCAGACTCATCAATGGCATCATACGACTCATAA
- the LOC109781091 gene encoding uncharacterized protein isoform X5, whose translation MDLQLLKGDLASYLETKGRLQSYKVIRFALETARSLKEKRFSYAPESGVRYDGVYRLRTVGGRLVFSGGSQIHRCKDQYNWASHYFFPELGFQDVIFSFRHLVLSASRKKIVPLSVCLQMQSSDYDFACNHSAVGRSAYRVPPRRLLPPPTWDLTARSPPDTPTTLEAEQTPLARGHGNRVQDGDGAKEDSQTSTDCIVAAVPMEWRCSNHSEMAAQHFL comes from the exons ATGGACCTGCAGCTACTCAAG GGTGATCTAGCGAGTTATCTTGAGACAAAAGGTCGCCTGCAATCTTATAAGGTGATCAGATTTGCCCTTGAGACTGCAAG GTCCCTCAAAGAGAAGCGTTTTTCATATGCTCCTGAATCTGGTGTGCGGTATGATGGAGTTTACAGATTGAGAACTGTTGGAGGAAGACTGGTATTCAG CGGAGGGTCACAGATTCACAGGTGTAAGGATCAGTACAATTGGGCCTCGCATTATTTTTTTCCAGAATTGGGT TTTCAGGATGTGATTTTCAGTTTTAGGCATTTGGTACTTTCGGCAtcgagaaaaaaaattgttccTCTGAGCGTGTGCCTTCAAATGCAAAGTTCTGACTATGATTTCGCGTGCAACCATAGCGCCGTTGGCCGCTCTGCCTACCGAGTGccaccccgccgcctcctcccaccCCCCACCTGGGACCTCACCGCCCGCTCCCCGCCCGACACACCCACAACGCTTGAGGCTGAGCAGACGCCATTGGCCCGTGGGCACGGAAACAGAGTCCAGGATGGTGATGGTGCCAAGGAGGACTCTCAAACGTCGACCGATTGCATCGTTGCTGCCGTACCAATGGAGTGGCGCTGCTCCAACCACTCTGAGATG GCCGCACAACATTTTCTTTAG